A window of Mangifera indica cultivar Alphonso chromosome 11, CATAS_Mindica_2.1, whole genome shotgun sequence contains these coding sequences:
- the LOC123229453 gene encoding E3 ubiquitin-protein ligase RNF185, with protein sequence MASGFGESTSRSPQSPSYSNNNSNGDAGNFECNICFDLAQDPIVTLCGHLFCWPCLYKWLHIHSNYRECPVCKAIIEEEKLVPLYGRGKTSTDPRSKSIPGVNIPNRPAGQRPETAPQPEPNHFHQHQHGFGFMGGFAPMATARFGNFTLSAAFGGLIPSLFNLQVHGFPDPAMYGAAAGFPYGFTNSFHGGHAHGYPLHTSQGQQDYYLKRLLLFIGFCVLLALIWQ encoded by the coding sequence ATGGCCAGTGGTTTTGGGGAATCAACAAGCCGGTCACCCCAAAGCCCTTCTTACTCTAACAACAATAGTAATGGTGATGCAGGCAATTTTGAATGCAATATTTGCTTTGACTTAGCTCAAGATCCAATTGTGACTTTATGTGGTCATCTTTTCTGCTGGCCATGCCTTTACAAATGGCTCCACATTCACTCTAATTATCGAGAATGCCCTGTATGTAAGGCTATAATTGAGGAGGAGAAGTTAGTCCCCTTGTATGGCCGGGGAAAAACATCAACTGACCCTAGATCAAAATCCATCCCTGGTGTTAACATTCCAAATCGTCCAGCAGGCCAGAGACCAGAAACAGCTCCCCAACCAGAGCCAAATCACTTTCATCAACATCAACATGGTTTTGGCTTTATGGGAGGGTTTGCTCCGATGGCAACAGCAAGATTTGGGAATTTCACTTTATCTGCTGCTTTTGGTGGTCTCATTCCTTCCTTATTTAACCTTCAGGTGCATGGGTTCCCAGATCCTGCTATGTATGGGGCAGCTGCTGGCTTTCCTTATGGGTTTACTAATTCATTTCATGGTGGTCATGCACATGGATATCCTCTGCATACCAGTCAAGGGCAGCAAGATTATTATCTGAAAAGACTGCTTTTGTTTATTGGTTTTTGCGTTCTTCTTGCTCTTATTTGGCAATAG
- the LOC123229452 gene encoding probable galacturonosyltransferase-like 1, which produces MPPPTSPLISAFFLLALLTFTAIATQQFKEAPQFYNSPDCVSIFNDDPEDSEASVFCSNQAVHVAMTLDSTYIRGSMAAVLSVLQHSSCPQNIAFHFVASGSANVSLLRATISSSFPYLNFRVYSFDDSAVSGLISTSIRSALDCPLNYARSYLANILPLCVRRVVYLDSDLVLVDDIAKLAATDLGKNSVLAAPEYCNANFTSYFTPSFWSNPSLSLIFANRKACYFNTGVMVIDLDRWRRGAYTAKIEEWMELQKRMRIYELGSLPPFLLVFAGNIVPVDHRWNQHGLGGDNFRGLCRDLHPGPVSLLHWSGKGKPWARLDANRPCPLDALWAPYDLLQTPFALDS; this is translated from the coding sequence ATGCCACCTCCTACATCGCCTCTGATTTCTGCTTTCTTCTTGCTTGCTCTGTTAACCTTCACCGCCATTGCCACTCAACAGTTCAAAGAAGCTCCCCAGTTCTACAATTCTCCAGATTGTGTTTCCATTTTTAATGATGACCCAGAAGATTCTGAAGCTTCAGTTTTCTGCTCCAATCAAGCCGTCCATGTCGCTATGACGCTTGATTCTACCTACATTCGTGGTTCAATGGCAGCTGTTCTTTCAGTTCTTCAACATTCCTCTTGTCCTCAAAATATTGCCTTTCATTTTGTTGCTTCTGGCTCTGCCAACGTCTCTCTTCTACGCGCCACCATCTCGTCTTCCTTCCCTTATTTAAATTTCCGGGTTTATTCGTTTGATGACTCTGCCGTCTCTGGACTCATTTCTACATCAATTCGTTCAGCTCTCGACTGCCCTCTAAACTACGCTCGTAGTTATTTAGccaatattttacctttatgcGTAAGACGAGTCGTTTACCTTGACTCGGATTTAGTCCTGGTGGATGATATAGCCAAACTTGCAGCCACTGATCTTGGTAAAAACTCTGTCTTGGCTGCTCCAGAATACTGTAATGCGAATTTCACTTCATATTTTACACCATCCTTTTGGTCTAATCCTTCTCTGTCACTCATTTTCGCAAACCGTAAAGCTTGCTATTTTAACACTGGTGTGATGGTGATCGATCTTGATCGTTGGAGACGAGGTGCTTATACTGCCAAGATTGAAGAATGGATGGAGCTACAAAAGAGAATGCGAATATACGAACTGGGTTCATTGCCGCCATTCTTGTTAGTTTTTGCAGGGAACATAGTGCCGGTTGATCATAGATGGAATCAACATGGACTTGGTGGGGATAATTTTAGAGGACTTTGCAGAGATTTACATCCGGGTCCCGTTAGTCTTCTACACTGGAGTGGCAAAGGCAAGCCATGGGCTAGGCTCGATGCTAACCGGCCATGTCCCTTGGATGCGCTCTGGGCTCCTTACGATCTCTTACAGACCCCATTTGCTTTGGATTCTTGA